A portion of the Acidisarcina polymorpha genome contains these proteins:
- a CDS encoding outer membrane beta-barrel protein, producing the protein MIGEPDTNTYPLMSAINGAMSRTKLYGWIEPTLNFSTSTNSNAPEANDVYPDRFEMGQLVLYTERLPDTVQREHTDWGYHLTALYGTDYRFTTAKGYGSSQWVNDHHQYGFDPTLEYVDIYVPRVGQGMNLRIGRFISVPGIEAQLAPNNYIFSHSLLYAIDPFTDTGLMATVKLSDRWLAQLGITGSHDVALWTADAKPSGTACVSYTTGSVNDNYYLCANGINDAKYAYNNLQQYDATWYHKFSKTVHMASETWYMYQRDVPSVSASIAPESGTNGAYCAFGEQRCTAPEYAAVNFLQKELSMHDYVSFRSDFLDDKKGQRTGYATKYSENTIMWGHWVGSTIQIRPGIRFERAWDRKAYDNGRRQNQFTAASDLIFHF; encoded by the coding sequence GTGATTGGTGAGCCGGACACCAATACCTATCCCCTCATGAGCGCGATCAACGGGGCAATGAGCCGGACGAAGTTGTATGGCTGGATCGAGCCCACGCTGAACTTCAGCACCTCGACCAACAGCAACGCGCCCGAAGCAAATGACGTCTATCCTGATCGGTTTGAGATGGGCCAGTTGGTCCTGTATACGGAACGTTTACCGGACACAGTGCAGCGCGAGCATACTGACTGGGGATATCACCTCACCGCACTCTACGGGACCGACTATCGCTTCACGACCGCAAAAGGATATGGGAGCAGCCAGTGGGTCAACGACCACCATCAGTACGGCTTTGACCCGACCCTCGAATACGTCGACATCTATGTGCCGCGCGTAGGGCAGGGAATGAATCTCCGGATCGGACGGTTTATTTCTGTCCCCGGCATCGAGGCCCAGCTTGCGCCGAACAATTACATATTCAGCCACTCCCTGCTTTATGCGATCGATCCATTTACCGACACCGGTCTAATGGCCACAGTCAAGCTTAGCGACCGGTGGCTGGCGCAGCTGGGCATCACTGGCAGTCATGACGTAGCCTTATGGACAGCGGATGCAAAGCCTTCCGGCACGGCTTGTGTCAGCTATACAACTGGTTCGGTGAACGACAATTACTATCTCTGCGCCAACGGCATCAACGATGCCAAGTACGCCTATAACAATCTGCAGCAATATGACGCGACCTGGTATCACAAGTTCTCGAAGACCGTGCACATGGCGAGTGAGACCTGGTATATGTACCAGCGCGACGTGCCCTCCGTCTCAGCAAGCATCGCGCCGGAGAGCGGCACAAATGGCGCCTACTGTGCGTTCGGGGAACAGCGCTGTACGGCGCCAGAGTATGCTGCCGTCAATTTCCTCCAGAAAGAGCTTTCGATGCACGACTACGTCTCCTTCCGCAGCGACTTTCTTGACGACAAAAAAGGCCAGCGCACCGGGTACGCCACAAAATATTCGGAGAATACGATCATGTGGGGACATTGGGTTGGCTCCACGATCCAGATTCGTCCCGGAATACGATTTGAACGCGCGTGGGACCGCAAGGCCTACGACAACGGCCGGCGGCAGAACCAGTTCACAGCGGCGAGCGACCTGATCTTCCACTTTTGA